The Gossypium hirsutum isolate 1008001.06 chromosome D07, Gossypium_hirsutum_v2.1, whole genome shotgun sequence genome includes the window atattgtctagacaaagcatctgtaactacattatctttacctgttttatattttatcacataagggaatgtttcaatgaattctacccattgggcatgccgtttactcaacttaccttgtccctttaaccacttaagggattcatgatctgtatgtatgaaaaactcattaggcagcaaatagcgttgccatacttgaagtgcacgaaccaatgccaacagttctttgtcataagttgagtagtttaattgtgcaccattcaatttctcactaaaataagcaattggttgcttatcttgcattaaaacggtgccaattccaattcctgaagcatcacactcaagttcaaaagtattagtaaaatcaggtaatttaagaagaggagcagaacataacttagcttttagggtctgaaaagccttttcttgggtttcaccctaTTTGAAACCCACAAatttctttataacctctgtTAATGGGCAgtaatagtagagaaatcttttacaaatcgtttATAAAAAACTaactaaaccatggaaagatctcacctcagttaccgatttaggagtcggccactccttgattgccttgactttgtcctcatcacatgaataccttgagcactaactatgaaacctaagaatattagtttatcacaacagaatgtgcatttatcaaggttggcaaataattttttaGCTTGCAAAATATCTAAAACgattcgaacatggaaaacatgatcatctaatgtcttggagtaaattaaaatattatcaaagtaaactactacaaatttacccaagtgaagccttaaaacgtgattcattaatctcataaatgtactaggtgcattagtaaggtcGAAAGGCATAattaaccattcatacaatccaaattttgttttaaaggttgttttccattcatccccttcccttattcgaatttgatgataacctctttttaaatcaatttttgtaaatataattgaatcatgtaattcatcaagcatatcatcaagtctaggaattggatgtcgatactttaccgttattttgttgattgggcagcaatcaacacacattcgatacgtaccatcattctttggtaccaataagacaggaacgacacaagggcttaggctctcataaatgtaccctttgtctagtaaatCCTCAACTTGTtgttgcaattcctttgtctcctagggattgcatctatagactggttgatttggtattgaagctccggttactaagtcaatttgatgctctatcccacgtaaaggtggtaaacctttaggggcctcactaaaaacatcctcataatcctacaAAAGACAcggaaacacactaggcaaatttttgtTAACGtcagataaagataaataatttttcctaaacctcacaaggatacaacactgtttattgagtagggctctccgcacatctttttttgttgccaaaatttttttctctcattttacaacttgtggattcactcacctttgggctttttagattttgacttttttcactactagcctcttttctctctgtcttttgtacttgtcctttctcccttaccccctcacaaaatttcatcatcttcaattgatctttatatacatcagtgggatttaaaggagaAAAATTGAATTTctggcctttaaacacaagggagtatcgattaagcttACCTTGATGTGtgacatcgcgatcaaattgccaaggccgtccaaggagcaagtgtgccgcatgcattgggaccacatcacaccatacttcatcctcataattcccgagcttaaaagtgaccaaggactgttttgtaactttaacttcggagcattcattaagccattgaaggtgatatggcttagggtgtttggtacaaggaaactttaaagaatccaccaaatagctactcactacattcaagaaactcccactatcaataacgagtgaacataagttacctttaataaaacaccgagaatggaaaatattggtcctttggttatcaacatCATATTTCATCTGGATGTTAAAGGTTCGGCAAACTACAATgcattgaaaatcagcaaagtccccttcttttggtggctCAACCAACTCTTCACCATtgtcactgtcatccacaagttctggcatatctggatctattTTATCAGAGtcagaagtgtactcaccattatctttcagaagaagtaatctggtgttagggcattccctactataatgaccacaccttttgcacttaaaacattcaatctcacgagtcctcttcacatTCGAATCACCTAATTTGGGCTCCGTAGAAGGTGTTTACGCTTTAACAGGAGCCCTTTTTTTCCAATCTAATTGCTTaattccattactcaaagaagacttattagtaacaaaaggtgattttgaacttttaaaatcagaattggaattgttacctctgtagtattgtgaagtagagaaggaaccaaacctttgttgatgcgatcccggtcgcatcatgttacgacacaactcgacgctaccgagattggtccaaactcgagggggccaagtgcaaaatgaagtttttaattttagtttgtcaatttggctgctggaaaataaggactatgattcattaatttttagttattttagtttgtgtttttaattatgtcatagtttgcacatcattaatatgtgttctacatttaataaagtcatgcattatgtaactttcatgttagttaagtttgcatcattaaattaagtcaagttagtttaattatgtaactttcatgttagttaaatttgcatttcaaaaccatgcatttaagcatcttagtttaataaatgagttgctgaatatttattcaactcatcttagttttaattaataagtgttttttgctgaactttatttaataagtgttgtttttaattgatctagttcctaggattatttattgatgcataaattaagtttttttaaattatgcttctttaataaactagttgctggaataattattgtatatatgttttagttcatttatttaagtaagtttaatgtttgttatgattaataagtgttttcatttgtttaataaactcattttaatgtgtttattgcaggtgactttttagcttatagtggttacaattcaaggctgttacacatttaattaagtggctgttcaagttcttttgagttacaattaaaggggctgttaaaaaaggagcttaaagatcattaaaaggagtttttaaagagcattttatgccctttaaaatttagcagcaactcttccacttccagccgtttttggagctttcaagagaaattattcaagcctttgaatgtcattaaggagctggttaagagatggtgtctattcaactagccaaggacaactcaagagtcattttctaagccattaaagacattcaaatcagctgaattaaactgattttatggaaggagttatttggttcaaagaataagaaaagacatcagtttttatggcacattaagtggatgtttttgaccattcggttaccttgttttagcattataaatagatgtaatcagccatagagagaacttttttgctgaatatagatgaaatatttgaattgtgagctatccaattctctttgttctttcggaattgatttgactaatcaagcattgcttgtggcgtccatcttttctttattgctgaacttatcacctttggtgtggcgttcaatatacctttggttcctatcatagttgatagtgggtcaaggttcctttcctgtttcctttaactgaaaaacacctaaagaccattttgagattcgggtcaacaattcgttattgttggttcattttcggtcttagccaattaatttgttattgtttcctctttattttgtttattacctttgtttgaagccattatctctattttgtttcattttaaaaccgaaacgaatccatccttactcaattcacgattgggcaacacatacgactcaaaacatcacgagacgagttcgtatcatttgttcctttaattgttgctcgatctcaatggctttatgaactgcttcttccaaatcaatgtaagtctATAGCCAcaatgtattagctattggcCTATTCAAACAATCAATAAATCGAACCGtagttgtttcctcatcctcctccacattagctctctaaatgagcatctccatctcattaaaatattcatccaccgttcaactaccttgaacaagtcttataagctttgttttaatctctctatagtagtgaggtgcaataaatcttttacgcataatttgtttcaactcatcccatgtcgaaatctccccttcataattccgatgacgattcaccccaagttgagtccaccaacttaatgcataatctgaaaattccagcgttgctaatgctaccttttcatcatccagacatttataatatcaaaacataagttcaatcttagattcccattcacaataagcttctggatcattcttaccacgaaattggggaattgtgaacttcagttttgccaaagagggttgcccacgatcatgaaaatcataataagttctagggacacgtcgaggaccGCGCCTATGAGCAaaaggctggttatccacatcttctttaattggatcttgatattgaggctcttgattcaatcgcacctcattgatagtagcactcagaGTTCGAAGTACGACAGCCTGtttgtctaactgttgttggtattttttaaatgtttcatagacatcattatggtcattatcaccTTGACCAACTGATGTGCGCACGCtcacaccaacaaagcaaactgATCCGGAGGTCTTACCATTAGGACCTATTACTCGATCTAAGGCAAAGAAATTCAGGGAAGCCTTGTTCTTTACTTGTGCTACGATCCCAGATTTATTCGATCATGTTCATGCCTTAGAACTTAGGCTTTATAACATGTTGCATGCTGATATGTGACGTATTTAGGTTCTACTATGTATTATGTGTGTATTTaagtatgttttggtattgatttgatgttgtttgtGTTTTAATGAATAAGATTGCAAGTGTTTACAGCTTGTATTAGTGTAGAAACTAAGCTCTATAATGTGTTACATACTGAAGTGTAACATTTGCATTAGTTCCATTGAGTATATAAGTGTGTTTGCATTATGTTTACAGCTTGTTAAATAAGTTTTCAATAAGTTTTCATTACTTTAATGCATGTTTGTTTTGTTTACCATAAGGCAACGTAATGGACAGCAGCTTAAGATCTCATTTCTAGCTCGGTTGAAGCTCAAACAATAATAGACAGCAGCTTAAGACCTCATTTCTAGCTCGGTTGAAGCTCAAATATGTGCATGCAGCTCATCTCAGCTCGAAATAGTTTTGAAAGATTGTTACCAGCTCATTTCAGATCAGTACATTTCTAGCTAGGTCAAACTCAGCTCCACCAGCTCAACTCCAGCTGACGAGTCCAGAAGCAGCTGAAACGTGTCCTATGTAAGGGCAAGTGTCCTATGCATTTGTGGCAGCCCATGTGGCGTCCAAACATGTGAGGAGCACATGAACGCTTGTGCACAAGAGTGCGTGTGTGCATGTGTAGCCGAATATACAAGGATAAGAACAAGGGAGGTTGTCGTTTGAAATTTAAATGTATGGCTGCTATTAAAATGACGCCAAAAGGAGTTATAACTTCTTATTTTAAACCCTTTTGATTACAGCCACGAATTTCCATTCAACACCCCTCTTTTGtacttataaatacatattaaaatgatGTATTCAGGTTAGATGATTTATGAAAACAATTACGTTTGAGAATTTCTCTCAATTTCGGTTCTTCATTGAACTTTCCTTGGCATTTCAGACTTAGTTTGTTGTGTCAAATTTTCTTGATACTTCGGGTTCCTAGATCGCTATCTAGAGGGTCCAAGTCCTTTTGACGTTGAACAGATTCGATTCGGGTTTGCTCAGTAGATTGTGCAAGTTCTTTCGAGTTTAATGTTATTCTATTCCAACGATTACTTTTGCCATTGTTGAACATTCAAGTTGCTGCCTTGGCCGTTTCATGAAGCGTTCGACTTCACCGattgaatttctttttgttttaaacgcCAACAACTTCATTTTCCTTCCATTTTCGTTCTTTTTTTACCCATATTTTACCATGATTATTTCTTTAATTCCTTGTTGTTTTCTTGTTGCAGGAATGTGCTTACAAATTCCTAGATCCGTAACATACGAAGATAGTCTGTTTCGTTAGGCTACAtcgtatcatctggtatcagagcgtaGGGTTAGAATTGTTGTACTTTTTTTTCTCCaacaagaaaatttgaaattcaaaacaaaataatatatatatcagtttcgaaaattcaaaaacaaaacaaaaaaataacaaaaaaagagaaagaaaaatcagattcaaaaaaaaataaaggaggaATTGAAATATATCAAGTTTGGGAAAGAAAAAGTGTGTTTTTGTTATGTTGAAATGTTGAATAATGTTTAGTTTTGTACTCTGTAACTGCGAAGTGCTTGGATATCAATCGAAACAAACTATTCTTGTTTGTTCGGTGCTAGGAATGTTGTAAAGCACTTCTTTGCAGTaagaaactaaattatttaaattccaTCCTTTTACTCTTTTCTTatcctttccttttatttatttattttttctctaaCCGTGTGTTTTCCTTATAGCCAACACAATTATAACAGGTTCTGAAATGTTGGATTAGTCCTTTAAAGAactaaaaaaatgagaaattgtgAGGGAAAAAGGCATTGAGCGTTGTGAGAATAGAAGGGGAGACAAAAAGAGTCATTCATGCATTCTCCCGAGTGAAACACGAGCGCTGAGTGCTATTTTAGAGTGCACAGTAATTTGGAGTGAAAACTGAAAGATTTTGAGAGTGTGCTGTGAGgacttttacttttgttttactTAACTCATTATCTGTATTCTCGTGTGTTGCTTTAGATGACAGGAACAGAAGATCGTAGTCGTGGTGGAGATCAACCACCAGATTTGCAAATTCAAGCTATTACTCGCACCTTGCAACGTCTATTAGAAAATGCATTAGAGCCTATACACTCTCGTTTGGACAAGATTGAAGGGGGTGGTTCACAATCTGTCCATAATGAACATAATGATGAAAATGACATTGAACATTCACCAAGGGTGAATCAACGACTAGGACGCACAGTTGATTATAATATTTCTAACATTAAAGTTGCCATACCTTCTTTTCAGGGACGTTCAGATCCAGATGCTTATCTGACATGGGAAAGCAAGGTTTAACACGTTTTTGAGTGTTATAACTACTCAGAATAGACGAAAGTTCGACTAGCAGCTATGGAGTTTGTTGACTATGCACTGGTATGGTGGGACCAATTACTGATTAGTCGAAGACGTACAGGTGAAGGTCTAGTGAGAACATGGGAAGATATGAAGCGTATCATGCGGAGATGATTTGTTCCTTCTCACTATCATCGAGATTTATTTCAGAAATTACAAACCTTGAAACAGGGCAACAGGAGCGTTGAGGACTATTTCAAGGAGATGGAGATGTCCATGATGCGTGCAAACATAGTTGAGGACCGTGAGGCGACTATGGCTCGGTTTTTGGCAGGTTTAAATTCTGAAATAGCAAACATTGTTGAAATGCAACATTATGTTGAGTTGGATGACATGGTGCATATGGCGATCAAAATTGAGTGACAACAACGTAGAAAAGCTTCTACTCGAGGTAATACTCCATTTAAATCTTTTTCGAATCCTTTATATACCCATAACAATTCCAGGAAACAAGCACCACAACCGCCATTACGGATTCGAGAGCTAGGCGAATCCAGCAAACCAAAGCCTCCCATTGCTGATAATGGACGTGGCAAACAACCAATGGTGGCACCAGAACGATCAAGAGATATTCAGTACTTTAAGTGCCTTGGTAGAGGACATGTTGCTAGCCAGTGTCCTAATCGGAGGGTTATGTTGATGCGAGAAGATGGAGAGATCGAGTCAGATTCTGAGGAAGATGTACATGAACTCCCGActaaagaagatgaagagaatGACCTAGAAATTACTGAATCTGGTCAAGTTATGGAGATCATGGTGTCAAACGTAGTTTGAATGTGCAACAGGTGAAAGACGAGCAACAACGTGAGACTATCTTTCACACACGATGCAAGGTTCAAGATAAGGTATGTGTTGTGATTATTGATAGCTGTAGTTGTACTAATGTTGCTAGTTCAGTGATGGTTGACAGATTAGGTCTTAAGACGACAAAGCATCCGAATCCGTACAAGTTGCAGTGGTTGAATGATGGTGGAGAACTTAAAGTGACGAAACAAGTGGTTGTACTGTTTTCAATTGGAAACTACAAGGACGaggtcctttgtgatgttgtgtcGATGGATGCTACTCACCTTCTTTTGGGGCGTCCTTGGCAGTATGACAAGAGGGCAATGCATGATGGTTTTACAAATTGATACTCTTTTATGCATGCAGGTAAGAAGATTACTTTGGCTCCTTTGACACCGAGTCAAGTAATTGAAGATCAAACAAGCTTGAAAAAGAGTAAGGAAGttgcaaaggagaagaaaaagatgaGCGTATATGCAAGCAGTCGAGAAATCAGGAAATGTCTTTCCTCTCACCAATCcttgtttattttaatgtttaaagatcattgtttattGGCTGAGTTTCCTGCTGATTTGCCTGCATCGATTCTGTCCCTTTTGCAAGAGTTTGAGGATGTGTTTCCGAAAGAAACACCGAAGGGATTACCACCTCATCGTGGCATTAAGCACCAGATTGATTTCATTCCAGGTGCCACcattccaaatcgaccagcttatcgtACTAaccctgaagagacgaaagagcTTCAAAGGCAAGTTGCAGAATTGATGGACAAGGGTTATATTCGAGAAAATCTGAGTCCATGTGCTGTTCCGGTGTTGTTAGTAccgaagaaagatgggtcttggaggatgtgcgtagattgTAGAGCTGTGAATCAAATTACAAttaagtatcgtcatcctatccCTAGACTTCATGACATGTTGGACAAGCTTTGCGGAGCCGTCATCTTCTCCAAAATTGACTTGAAGAGTGGATATCATCAGATTCGCATGCGAGAAGGCGACGAATGGAAGACAGCCTTCAAAAAAAAGCtaggtttgtatgaatggttagtgatgccttttggtttaagtAATGCACCTAGTACTTTTATGCGACTAATGAACCGTGTTCTGAGATCTTTTATTGGAAAGTTTTGTGTTGTGTACTTTGATGACATTTTAGTTTATAGCAAGACTTTGCAGGATCACGTAGAACATCTGAGAGCtgtattgcagactttgagagaaGAAAGATTGTATGGTAACGTAGAGAAATGTGTGTTTTGTACTGACAGACTTACATTTCTTGGTTACATTGTGAGTGCACAGGGTGTTGAAGTTGATCATGAGAAAATAAAGGCAATTCAGGAATGGCCACGACCGACATCGATTACTCAGGTTAGATCATttcatggtttagctagtttttatcgACGGTTTGTTCCTAACTTCAGTTCTATTACCGCACCCCTAACCGGAATTATTAAGAAGAATTCCAACTTCTTGTGGGGTAAAGAACAAGAAGATGCCTTTCTAAAAATTAAGGATTGTTTGACAAAAGCACCAGTGTTAGCCTTACCTGACTTTGTGATAtgaccctggccaaggatgcccttgatttcagcttgaattcagctcctcaagctccatttagcttggttcagctcaccgaattttattttagctcacctgagcttaattcagctcgtttgagcttggtttaaattcaattcagctcattattagcttttagctaaattaattttatttgctggagttttagaccatttaaataagcatgtaaataagtttcattacagcttttaaatatgtcttaatttattacaagtgtttaatatgtcttgatttggctgaattaaaggtgtctagatgtcatttaatttgtctaaattattacatgttttaaatttgtccagccgaatttatgtgttatgatttgttaatatttaagttgtctcaatgttatttaggatgttcacattatactttaatttagttcagctgaatttgcttgaaattaattaagttcatgtgtgtttttaggtacagccgaatgtggagattcattcaagctaggtgcatgaacgtctacttacaatgcatgatgtgggaacacaattaaagatgattcatgaatgggctggttcaatgaacgtaaggatgatgcatgaatgatttaatacaatgaatggaagaatgcatgaatattcacttacatgcatcggttgctgtccattgatctcctaagtacctattcggccaaaaggcatctcttggagtgtccattcacaccttggccgaacctagacatgtccattgctctcccatacattcaccaagccttcaagttcatttccttagccatgaagctgcccattgaagtaccattcagccgaacatggacaaggacaccattggtcatttttctagaaggttcatgtcttaatttaggttcattacttaatccttaagttcatgaatggactattcggttagcataagaaactagtataaatagtttgttgatttcatttgtaagggacttttgacttttgatcatttgaatgaactttgttcaaagagtgagttttctcctctctaaattcgtacgagtttcgatctgacttatctagcgtgctagtggcgtctatcgttctcttttgaacttatcaccatcctggtgtggcgttcatccacctttttatacctttggttcctacctctctataggtaacgagtcaaggtccatcttcgacttccattaaacccaccttaagcaatataagtcccggggcaatactttacatagtattgaatcgttcttaatacttaagttcatttttttcatctccatcctatttattaaatataaactttatttcttttcttattaaaccgaacctacaaaatatccgaatttagcctatcttttgaacccttttaaaagtcttccgcttaaactgaaaacaatcttcatcttaaaacaatttcgaacgaacttctcgtcgacgatcgggcaatcaagtgaatcgactcaatcaaccgagccagatcacatcactttgataaaacttttgaaattgaatgtgatgcttctagAGTTGGTATAGGCGCAGTTTTAATACAGGAAAAGAGGCTCGTTGcatattttagcgagaaactgagTGGAGCAACATTGAATTATTCGGTTTATGATAAAGAGATGTATGCACTGATTCAGGCATTGGAGACATGGCAGCATTACTTGTTGCCTAAGGAGTTTGTGATCCACATTGACCATGAGGCTTTACGATATATCACAGATGGAAAATTCTACAGGCATGATGGATATCTTTTCAAAGAAAACAGGATATGCATTCCACAGGGTTCAATGCGTGATATACTGATCCGTGAAGCACATGAAGGTGGATTGATGGGTCATTTTGGGGTCACTAAAACATTACACACCTTAAAAGAGCATCTTTTCTGGCCTAAGATGCGCCGGGACATTGAACGCTACTGTGAACGTTGTGTGACATGTAAGAAAGAAAAATCGAAGGTTTCACCACATGGTATGTACTTACCTTTACCTATTCCTGAATCCCCTTGGACTGATATTTCAATGGACTTTATTTTGGGATTACCTCGAACTAGAACAGGTCgggatagtatatttgttgtggTTGAAAGATTCTCGAAGATGGCACATTTCATTTCAtgccataagactgatgatgctATTAATGTGGCTAACTTGTTCTTTAAAGATGTTGTACTATTACATGGTATTCCTAGGTCGATTGTTTCTGACAGGGATGTGAAGTTTTTGAGTCATTTCTGGAGGACTCTTTGGAGCAAACTAGGTACGAAACTTATGTTTTCTACTACttgtcatccccaaactgatgggcaaactgaggttgttaatagagtttTATCTACTTTACTTCGATCCATCATTAAAAAGAACATCAAAACTTGGGAAGATTGTTTGCCACAcgttgaattcgcttataaccaTGCTGTACATTCTGCTACTAAGATGTCACCTTTTGAGGTTGTTTATGGCTTTAATCCTATTACG containing:
- the LOC107950066 gene encoding uncharacterized protein, translated to MTGTEDRSRGGDQPPDLQIQAITRTLQRLLENALEPIHSRLDKIEGGGSQSVHNEHNDENDIEHSPRVNQRLGRTVDYNISNIKVAIPSFQGRSDPDAYLTWESKGNRSVEDYFKEMEMSMMRANIVEDREATMARFLAGLNSEIANIVEMQHYVELDDMVHMAIKIEKQAPQPPLRIRELGESSKPKPPIADNGRGKQPMVAPERSRDIQYFKCLGRGHVASQCPNRRVMLMREDGEIESDSEEDVHELPTKEDEENDLEITESGQVKDEQQRETIFHTRCKVQDKVCVVIIDSCSCTNVASSVMVDRLGLKTTKHPNPYKLQWLNDGGELKVTKQVVVLFSIGNYKDEVLCDVVSMDATHLLLGRPWQYDKRAMHDGKKITLAPLTPSQVIEDQTSLKKSKEVAKEKKKMSVYASSREIRKCLSSHQSLFILMFKDHCLLAEFPADLPASILSLLQEFEDVFPKETPKGLPPHRGIKHQIDFIPGATIPNRPAYRTNPEETKELQRQVAELMDKGYIRENLSPCAVPVLLVPKKDGSWRMCVDCRAVNQITIKYRHPIPRLHDMLDKLCGAVIFSKIDLKSGYHQIRMREGDEWKTAFKKKLGLYEWLVMPFGLSNAPSTFMRLMNRVLRSFIGKFCVVYFDDILVYSKTLQDHVEHLRAVLQTLREERLYGNVEKCVFCTDRLTFLGYIVSAQGVEVDHEKIKAIQEWPRPTSITQVRSFHGLASFYRRFVPNFSSITAPLTGIIKKNSNFLWGKEQEDAFLKIKDCLTKAPVLALPDFVI